A stretch of the Equus caballus isolate H_3958 breed thoroughbred chromosome X, TB-T2T, whole genome shotgun sequence genome encodes the following:
- the DLG3 gene encoding disks large homolog 3 isoform X9: MMNSSMSSGSGSLRTSEKRSLYVRALFDYDRTRDSCLPSQGLSFSYGDILHVINASDDEWWQARLVTPHGESEQIGVIPSKKRVEKKERARLKTVKFHARTGMIESNRSIKTKRKKSFRLSRKFPFYKSKENMAQESSIQEQGVTSNTSDSESSSKGQEDAILSYEPVTRQEIHYARPVIILGPMKDRVNDDLISEFPHKFGSCVPHTTRPRRDNEVDGQDYHFVVSREQMEKDIQDNKFIEAGQFNDNLYGTSIQSVRAVAERGKHCILDVSGNAIKRLQQAQLYPIAIFIKPKSIEALMEMNRRQTYEQANKIYDKAMKLEQEFGEYFTAIVQGDSLEEIYNKIKQIIEDQSGHYIWVPSPEKL, encoded by the exons ATGATGAACAGCAGCATGAGCTCTGGATCTGGGTCCCTCCGAACAAGCGAGAAGAGGTCCCTGTATGTCAG GGCCCTGTTTGATTATGACCGGACTCGGGACAGCTGCTTGCCAAGCCAGGGGCTCAGCTTCTCCTATGGTGACATTCTGCATGTCATTAATGCCTCTGATGATGAATGGTGGCAGGCAAGACTGGTGACCCCACATGGAGAAAGCGAGCAAATTGGTGTGATCCCCAGTAAGAAGAG ggtggaaaagaaagaaagagctcgATTGAAAACCGTGAAGTTCCATGCCAGGACAGGGATGATTGAGTCGAACAGG TCGATCAAAACGAAACGTAAAAAGAGTTTCCGCCTCTCTCGAAAGTTTCCATTTTACAAGAGCAAAGAAAACATGGCCCAGGAGAGCAGCATACAGGAAC AGGGAGTGACATCCAACACCAGTGACAGCGAAAGCAGTTCCA AAGGACAAGAGGATGCTATTTTGTCATATGAGCCAGTGACACGGCAAGAAA ttCACTATGCAAGGCCTGTGATCATCCTGGGCCCAATGAAGGACAGAGTCAACGATGACCTGATCTCAGAGTTCCCACATaagtttggatcctgtgtgccAC atACTACCCGGCCTCGACGTGATAATGAGGTGGATGGACAAGACTACCACTTTGTGGTGTCCCGAGAACAAATGGAGAAGGACATTCAGGACAACAAGTTCATCGAGGCTGGCCAGTTCAACGACAATCTCTATGGGACCAGCATCCAGTCAGTGCGAGCAGTGGCTGAGAGG GGCAAGCACTGCATCTTAGATGTTTCTGGCAACGCTATCAAGAGGCTGCAGCAAGCACAACTGTACCCCATTGCCATTTTCATCAAGCCCAAGTCCATTGAAGCACTTAT GGAAATGAACCGACGGCAGACATACGAACAAGCAAATAAGATCTATGACAAAGCCATGAAACTGGAGCAGGAGTTTGGAGAGTATTTCACAG CCATTGTACAGGGTGACTCACTGGAAGAGATTtataacaaaatcaaacaaatcaTTGAGGACCAGTCTGGGCACTACATTTGGGTCCCATCCCCTGAA
- the DLG3 gene encoding disks large homolog 3 isoform X10, protein MMNSSMSSGSGSLRTSEKRSLYVRALFDYDRTRDSCLPSQGLSFSYGDILHVINASDDEWWQARLVTPHGESEQIGVIPSKKRVEKKERARLKTVKFHARTGMIESNRSIKTKRKKSFRLSRKFPFYKSKENMAQESSIQEQGQEDAILSYEPVTRQEIHYARPVIILGPMKDRVNDDLISEFPHKFGSCVPHTTRPRRDNEVDGQDYHFVVSREQMEKDIQDNKFIEAGQFNDNLYGTSIQSVRAVAERGKHCILDVSGNAIKRLQQAQLYPIAIFIKPKSIEALMEMNRRQTYEQANKIYDKAMKLEQEFGEYFTAIVQGDSLEEIYNKIKQIIEDQSGHYIWVPSPEKL, encoded by the exons ATGATGAACAGCAGCATGAGCTCTGGATCTGGGTCCCTCCGAACAAGCGAGAAGAGGTCCCTGTATGTCAG GGCCCTGTTTGATTATGACCGGACTCGGGACAGCTGCTTGCCAAGCCAGGGGCTCAGCTTCTCCTATGGTGACATTCTGCATGTCATTAATGCCTCTGATGATGAATGGTGGCAGGCAAGACTGGTGACCCCACATGGAGAAAGCGAGCAAATTGGTGTGATCCCCAGTAAGAAGAG ggtggaaaagaaagaaagagctcgATTGAAAACCGTGAAGTTCCATGCCAGGACAGGGATGATTGAGTCGAACAGG TCGATCAAAACGAAACGTAAAAAGAGTTTCCGCCTCTCTCGAAAGTTTCCATTTTACAAGAGCAAAGAAAACATGGCCCAGGAGAGCAGCATACAGGAAC AAGGACAAGAGGATGCTATTTTGTCATATGAGCCAGTGACACGGCAAGAAA ttCACTATGCAAGGCCTGTGATCATCCTGGGCCCAATGAAGGACAGAGTCAACGATGACCTGATCTCAGAGTTCCCACATaagtttggatcctgtgtgccAC atACTACCCGGCCTCGACGTGATAATGAGGTGGATGGACAAGACTACCACTTTGTGGTGTCCCGAGAACAAATGGAGAAGGACATTCAGGACAACAAGTTCATCGAGGCTGGCCAGTTCAACGACAATCTCTATGGGACCAGCATCCAGTCAGTGCGAGCAGTGGCTGAGAGG GGCAAGCACTGCATCTTAGATGTTTCTGGCAACGCTATCAAGAGGCTGCAGCAAGCACAACTGTACCCCATTGCCATTTTCATCAAGCCCAAGTCCATTGAAGCACTTAT GGAAATGAACCGACGGCAGACATACGAACAAGCAAATAAGATCTATGACAAAGCCATGAAACTGGAGCAGGAGTTTGGAGAGTATTTCACAG CCATTGTACAGGGTGACTCACTGGAAGAGATTtataacaaaatcaaacaaatcaTTGAGGACCAGTCTGGGCACTACATTTGGGTCCCATCCCCTGAA
- the DLG3 gene encoding disks large homolog 3 isoform X11, with product MMNSSMSSGSGSLRTSEKRSLYVRALFDYDRTRDSCLPSQGLSFSYGDILHVINASDDEWWQARLVTPHGESEQIGVIPSKKRVEKKERARLKTVKFHARTGMIESNRDFPGLSDDYYGAKNLKGVTSNTSDSESSSKGQEDAILSYEPVTRQEIHYARPVIILGPMKDRVNDDLISEFPHKFGSCVPHTTRPRRDNEVDGQDYHFVVSREQMEKDIQDNKFIEAGQFNDNLYGTSIQSVRAVAERGKHCILDVSGNAIKRLQQAQLYPIAIFIKPKSIEALMEMNRRQTYEQANKIYDKAMKLEQEFGEYFTAIVQGDSLEEIYNKIKQIIEDQSGHYIWVPSPEKL from the exons ATGATGAACAGCAGCATGAGCTCTGGATCTGGGTCCCTCCGAACAAGCGAGAAGAGGTCCCTGTATGTCAG GGCCCTGTTTGATTATGACCGGACTCGGGACAGCTGCTTGCCAAGCCAGGGGCTCAGCTTCTCCTATGGTGACATTCTGCATGTCATTAATGCCTCTGATGATGAATGGTGGCAGGCAAGACTGGTGACCCCACATGGAGAAAGCGAGCAAATTGGTGTGATCCCCAGTAAGAAGAG ggtggaaaagaaagaaagagctcgATTGAAAACCGTGAAGTTCCATGCCAGGACAGGGATGATTGAGTCGAACAGG GACTTCCCTGGGTTAAGTGACGATTATTATGGAGCAAAGAACCTGA AGGGAGTGACATCCAACACCAGTGACAGCGAAAGCAGTTCCA AAGGACAAGAGGATGCTATTTTGTCATATGAGCCAGTGACACGGCAAGAAA ttCACTATGCAAGGCCTGTGATCATCCTGGGCCCAATGAAGGACAGAGTCAACGATGACCTGATCTCAGAGTTCCCACATaagtttggatcctgtgtgccAC atACTACCCGGCCTCGACGTGATAATGAGGTGGATGGACAAGACTACCACTTTGTGGTGTCCCGAGAACAAATGGAGAAGGACATTCAGGACAACAAGTTCATCGAGGCTGGCCAGTTCAACGACAATCTCTATGGGACCAGCATCCAGTCAGTGCGAGCAGTGGCTGAGAGG GGCAAGCACTGCATCTTAGATGTTTCTGGCAACGCTATCAAGAGGCTGCAGCAAGCACAACTGTACCCCATTGCCATTTTCATCAAGCCCAAGTCCATTGAAGCACTTAT GGAAATGAACCGACGGCAGACATACGAACAAGCAAATAAGATCTATGACAAAGCCATGAAACTGGAGCAGGAGTTTGGAGAGTATTTCACAG CCATTGTACAGGGTGACTCACTGGAAGAGATTtataacaaaatcaaacaaatcaTTGAGGACCAGTCTGGGCACTACATTTGGGTCCCATCCCCTGAA